From Martelella sp. AD-3, a single genomic window includes:
- a CDS encoding IS3 family transposase (programmed frameshift), with translation MSLLNDDQRSALAKATEAEHPSRWAAISSIAAKIGCSAHTLNEWVKRAEVDSGKRAGLPSDIAEKMKALEREKRKLRQVNEILHKASAYFGPGGARPPTEAMITFIDEHRSVLGVEPICRLLPIAPSTYYDAVAKRTGVDRLSDRARRDMAMKIEIRRVFHENFRVYGVREVWRQLKREGFDIARCTVARLRRTMELQGVIRDRPARTTTPDKNAPCPLDRVNRHFKAPAPNMLWLSDFTYVATWQGFVYVAFVIDAFARRIIGWRASRTAHTSFVLDTLDQALHERQPVHRSGLIHHSDRGVQYVSIRYSERLAEAGIEPSVGSVGDSYDNALAETINGLYKAEVIHRRGPWRNFEAEEFATLEWVDWFNNRRLLEPIGNIPPAEAEERYYATLDAPALAA, from the exons TGTCTCTACTGAACGACGACCAGCGATCAGCTTTGGCGAAAGCGACAGAAGCCGAACATCCTTCGCGGTGGGCAGCCATTTCCTCGATAGCTGCAAAGATCGGTTGCTCGGCACATACGCTCAATGAGTGGGTGAAGCGGGCTGAGGTGGATAGCGGCAAGCGGGCCGGTTTACCGAGCGATATCGCGGAGAAGATGAAGGCTTTGGAACGCGAGAAACGGAAGCTTCGTCAGGTGAACGAGATCTTGCACAAGGCGTCTGCTTATTTTG GCCCAGGCGGAGCTCGACCGCCCACTGAAGCGATGATTACCTTCATCGACGAACATCGCTCCGTACTTGGGGTCGAGCCGATCTGCAGGCTTCTGCCGATTGCCCCATCCACCTACTACGATGCCGTTGCTAAGCGCACTGGCGTGGATCGCCTGTCGGACCGCGCTCGCCGTGACATGGCCATGAAGATCGAGATACGCCGCGTGTTCCACGAGAACTTCCGGGTTTATGGCGTGCGCGAGGTCTGGCGGCAGTTAAAGCGCGAGGGCTTCGATATTGCCCGATGCACTGTCGCCCGGCTCAGGAGGACGATGGAGCTGCAAGGCGTAATCCGAGACAGGCCCGCCAGAACAACGACGCCGGACAAAAACGCGCCATGTCCGCTCGATCGGGTCAATCGTCACTTCAAAGCACCAGCTCCGAATATGCTCTGGCTTTCCGATTTCACATATGTCGCGACATGGCAGGGCTTTGTTTACGTGGCTTTCGTGATCGATGCTTTTGCTCGACGCATTATCGGCTGGAGAGCAAGCCGCACTGCCCATACGAGCTTCGTCCTCGACACTCTGGATCAGGCGCTTCATGAGCGACAGCCCGTTCATCGTAGCGGCCTTATCCATCACTCGGACCGCGGCGTGCAATACGTATCTATTCGCTATTCCGAACGGCTGGCAGAGGCAGGCATTGAACCGTCTGTCGGAAGTGTTGGCGACAGTTACGACAACGCTCTCGCAGAAACGATCAACGGGCTCTACAAGGCGGAGGTTATCCATCGGCGAGGTCCATGGCGCAACTTCGAAGCCGAAGAGTTCGCAACGCTCGAATGGGTCGACTGGTTCAATAACCGACGCCTTCTGGAGCCGATCGGAAACATTCCGCCCGCAGAGGCCGAAGAACGATACTATGCCACGCTGGACGCACCAGCGTTGGCCGCATAA
- a CDS encoding LacI family DNA-binding transcriptional regulator, whose product MADIAKRAGVSTATVSRALTRPEQVNLETRLAIKKVAAELKFQPNLLGRQLRAGAAKSLLILVQDLSNSFFSELIKGAQTEALEHKYSIIVGDTDYYRDREKLFVDLFLGGRVDGLIMSTGHLPNGLNADLATLSPVVVISEKIPDINLPSVVVDNAYWSEAAVQYLIKHGHRRIAHIGGRSSYFTARERSRGYRNALSGANLPYDSQLEIETDFAFASGYAAAKQILSAQSPPTAIFCASDELALGAMRAVQDGELSVPNDVSIVGFDDNLLASVTSPTLTTIRQPRREIGAAAVRLALDMIEDRPIENRNVQLECHLIERGSVTWRNC is encoded by the coding sequence ATGGCTGACATTGCCAAGCGCGCGGGCGTTTCAACCGCTACCGTCTCGCGCGCACTTACGCGACCGGAACAGGTGAACCTAGAGACACGGCTTGCGATAAAGAAAGTTGCCGCGGAGTTGAAGTTTCAGCCCAATCTGCTTGGACGACAATTACGCGCGGGAGCTGCAAAGTCACTTCTTATTCTAGTGCAAGACCTCTCGAATTCGTTTTTTTCCGAATTGATAAAGGGCGCGCAAACAGAGGCGCTGGAGCACAAATACAGCATTATCGTGGGTGACACGGATTATTACCGGGACCGAGAGAAGCTCTTTGTCGATCTATTTCTTGGCGGGCGGGTGGATGGCCTTATCATGTCAACAGGTCATTTGCCGAACGGTTTGAATGCCGATCTCGCTACTCTGAGCCCCGTAGTTGTCATCTCCGAGAAGATACCAGACATCAATCTTCCGTCAGTTGTGGTCGACAATGCATATTGGTCCGAGGCGGCGGTCCAGTATCTGATAAAGCACGGCCATCGTCGGATCGCTCACATTGGGGGACGCTCTTCTTACTTCACCGCCCGGGAGCGCTCCCGAGGATATCGAAACGCATTATCGGGAGCCAACTTGCCGTATGATTCTCAGTTGGAAATAGAGACCGACTTCGCTTTTGCCTCAGGGTACGCCGCAGCAAAACAAATCTTGTCGGCGCAGTCTCCACCGACTGCCATTTTCTGTGCAAGCGACGAACTCGCGTTAGGAGCGATGAGAGCCGTTCAGGACGGAGAGCTGTCTGTTCCGAATGATGTTTCGATTGTGGGGTTCGATGACAATCTCCTTGCAAGCGTCACCTCCCCCACTCTTACAACGATCCGTCAGCCGCGACGTGAAATAGGCGCCGCAGCTGTACGACTTGCGCTGGATATGATCGAGGATCGCCCCATAGAAAATCGTAACGTGCAACTGGAATGCCACTTGATAGAGCGTGGATCGGTTACATGGCGTAACTGTTGA
- a CDS encoding ABC transporter substrate-binding protein, whose amino-acid sequence MEEIMKSLSLIMMVGIVGLGLPAAAAERAEVIHWWTSGSESAAVRVLADAFNNAGGDWIDNAVAGGGGANARSLGINRIVGGNPPTVMQFNYGRQLDEIIEHGYVRDISDLAAQGNWNELVPDALMDSITVDGKVYGIPVNMHGQTWSWWSLPALEKAGVEVPASWDAFFPTLDKLKAAGIIPVAVSRDAWTIDSIWRFIVISKGGTDLFRKIYVDHDVSSVNSPEFRELVETLIRLRDYSDPGASARNWNDSTALIINDTAGVQFMGDWAKGEFLNAGEVPMQDFACTPVIGGNQGYVYGGDMFVVTASEDPEQLSAQNLFVETLMSKQVQIDFNRVKGSIPVRSDVDTAQLDACAQIAIDLVKNPDNQVGDQPFYNSSDTIGAIRDLLGALWSDPNPSVDTFTQNFAQIIAAE is encoded by the coding sequence TTGGAGGAAATTATGAAATCACTAAGTTTGATTATGATGGTTGGAATTGTCGGTCTGGGTCTGCCTGCAGCAGCAGCAGAACGTGCGGAGGTGATCCACTGGTGGACGTCGGGATCCGAATCCGCCGCTGTGAGGGTCTTGGCAGATGCCTTCAACAACGCGGGTGGCGATTGGATCGACAACGCCGTCGCGGGCGGTGGCGGGGCCAATGCGCGTTCGCTGGGGATCAACCGTATCGTCGGCGGCAACCCGCCGACAGTGATGCAGTTCAACTATGGCAGGCAATTGGACGAGATCATTGAACACGGCTATGTCCGGGACATCTCGGACCTTGCGGCGCAGGGGAATTGGAATGAGCTAGTGCCGGACGCGCTGATGGATTCGATCACCGTCGATGGCAAGGTCTATGGCATCCCGGTCAACATGCATGGTCAGACCTGGTCGTGGTGGTCGCTGCCGGCGCTGGAAAAGGCCGGGGTCGAGGTGCCGGCGTCGTGGGATGCGTTCTTCCCGACACTGGACAAACTGAAGGCCGCTGGGATCATCCCCGTAGCGGTGTCGCGCGATGCCTGGACGATCGACAGCATCTGGCGGTTCATCGTCATCTCGAAAGGCGGCACTGACCTGTTCCGCAAGATTTACGTTGACCATGATGTCAGCTCTGTCAATAGTCCAGAGTTCAGGGAGTTGGTCGAAACGCTGATCCGGCTGCGCGACTATTCCGATCCCGGCGCCTCGGCGCGCAACTGGAACGATTCGACTGCACTGATCATCAACGACACAGCCGGCGTTCAGTTCATGGGCGACTGGGCAAAAGGCGAGTTTCTGAACGCGGGCGAGGTGCCGATGCAGGACTTTGCTTGCACCCCGGTCATCGGCGGAAATCAGGGCTATGTCTATGGCGGCGACATGTTCGTGGTCACCGCAAGCGAGGACCCCGAGCAGCTTAGTGCGCAGAATCTGTTCGTCGAGACGCTGATGAGCAAGCAGGTGCAGATCGACTTCAATCGCGTCAAGGGCAGCATCCCGGTGCGCTCCGACGTCGATACCGCGCAGCTGGACGCCTGCGCTCAGATCGCCATCGATCTGGTGAAAAACCCCGACAATCAGGTCGGGGACCAGCCCTTCTACAACAGCAGCGACACCATCGGGGCAATCCGGGATCTACTGGGCGCGCTTTGGTCCGATCCGAACCCCTCGGTCGATACGTTCACGCAGAATTTCGCCCAGATCATCGCGGCGGAATAA
- a CDS encoding carbohydrate ABC transporter permease — protein sequence MLRAQRRNLGATLTIIPFWVIILGGYIGTIVWTVYISLTSSRMLPNTSFVGLDQYQRLFGLGRWSLAVHNLVVFGLLLMALCLIIGFLLAVMLDRQIRAEGVVRTIILYPHAISFIVTGLVWQWMLNPTVGIEKAVRDFGWSTFAFDWLIRPEMAIYALVLAGVWQGSGLIMALMLAGLRGIDQDIWKAARIDGIPTWRVYLSIVIPMMRPTIITCVVLMSLSIVKVYDLVVALTGGGPGLSTDVPAKFIMDFLFERSNIGLAAAAATTLLVFVLMIFVPWYYVEYCRDKKGAN from the coding sequence ATGCTGCGGGCGCAAAGGCGTAACCTGGGGGCGACGCTAACTATCATCCCCTTTTGGGTAATTATCCTTGGCGGATATATCGGTACTATCGTCTGGACGGTTTACATCTCGCTGACCAGTTCACGGATGCTGCCTAACACGTCGTTCGTCGGACTGGATCAATACCAAAGGCTATTCGGACTGGGACGTTGGAGTTTGGCGGTGCACAATCTGGTTGTGTTCGGCCTGCTTCTGATGGCGCTGTGCCTGATCATCGGATTTCTACTGGCTGTGATGCTGGACCGCCAGATCCGCGCCGAGGGCGTGGTGCGGACGATCATCCTATATCCGCATGCGATTTCCTTCATCGTCACGGGCCTTGTTTGGCAGTGGATGCTGAACCCGACTGTCGGTATCGAGAAAGCCGTGCGCGACTTCGGCTGGAGCACCTTCGCCTTTGACTGGTTGATCCGACCCGAGATGGCGATCTATGCGCTGGTGTTGGCCGGGGTCTGGCAGGGGTCGGGGCTGATTATGGCCTTGATGCTGGCGGGGCTGCGCGGCATCGATCAGGACATCTGGAAGGCCGCGCGGATCGACGGGATCCCCACCTGGCGGGTCTATCTGTCCATCGTGATCCCGATGATGCGCCCGACCATCATCACCTGCGTAGTGCTGATGTCGCTGTCGATCGTCAAGGTTTATGATCTGGTCGTCGCGTTGACCGGTGGCGGGCCTGGCCTGTCCACTGACGTGCCGGCGAAGTTCATCATGGATTTTCTGTTCGAGCGCTCGAACATCGGACTGGCGGCTGCCGCCGCCACTACTCTGCTTGTATTCGTACTGATGATTTTCGTTCCCTGGTACTACGTTGAGTATTGCCGGGACAAGAAGGGGGCAAACTGA
- a CDS encoding carbohydrate ABC transporter permease has translation MPTPVAAKAHPKGPKPKHLTASRIGVYAFVLLSCAFFLMPLYIMLVTSFKTLAQIRLSQIFALPTTLTLEPWVAAWSSACTGLSCEGLRVGFLNSVMITVPSVILSILAGAILGYSLSLWRPKGSNILFGFLLAGAFLPYQVFIYPLVRIYAYLSMYGTLFNIVTVHVLFGMPVMTLIFRNYFASLPEELFKAARVDGAGFWRIFFSIMLPLSTPIVIVAVILQVTGVWNDFLLGTVFAGQDNWPMTVQLNNIVNTTEGARSYNVDMAATILTAAVPLTVYFLSGRWFVRGIAAGAVKG, from the coding sequence ATGCCGACGCCAGTTGCCGCAAAGGCGCATCCGAAGGGTCCCAAGCCGAAACACCTGACAGCAAGCCGGATTGGCGTCTATGCCTTCGTCCTGCTCAGCTGCGCGTTCTTTCTGATGCCGCTCTACATCATGCTGGTCACCAGCTTCAAAACGCTTGCGCAGATCCGGCTGAGTCAGATCTTCGCACTGCCCACCACCCTGACGCTCGAGCCGTGGGTTGCGGCATGGTCCTCTGCATGCACTGGATTGTCTTGCGAGGGGCTGCGGGTTGGTTTCCTCAATTCGGTGATGATCACGGTACCCTCGGTGATCCTGTCGATCCTTGCCGGGGCAATCCTTGGCTATAGCCTGTCGCTGTGGCGGCCCAAGGGGTCGAACATTCTGTTCGGGTTTTTGCTGGCCGGGGCCTTTCTGCCCTATCAGGTGTTCATCTACCCGTTGGTCCGTATCTATGCCTATCTATCGATGTACGGAACGCTGTTTAACATTGTGACGGTGCATGTTCTGTTCGGCATGCCGGTGATGACCCTGATCTTTCGCAACTATTTCGCGTCGCTGCCTGAGGAGCTGTTCAAGGCGGCGCGCGTCGATGGAGCGGGCTTCTGGCGGATCTTCTTTTCCATCATGCTGCCGCTGTCCACTCCAATCGTCATCGTCGCAGTGATCTTGCAGGTGACCGGCGTCTGGAACGACTTTCTTCTGGGGACCGTCTTTGCAGGGCAGGACAACTGGCCGATGACCGTCCAACTCAACAACATTGTCAACACGACCGAAGGCGCCCGCTCATACAACGTGGATATGGCGGCGACAATCCTGACCGCGGCGGTTCCGCTGACCGTCTATTTCCTGTCGGGGCGCTGGTTTGTCCGCGGTATTGCCGCCGGCGCAGTAAAGGGCTGA
- a CDS encoding ABC transporter ATP-binding protein → MEDQITYAAKGIDDACAQTSVSIKDVVIRFGELTVLDRLSLDIGESEFLVLLGPSGCGKSTLLNAIAGLLDVSEGEIWISDRNVTWDEPKDRGIGMVFQSYALYPRMSVEENMGFGLKISGLPKAEVKARVAKAAKILQLEPLLKRKPAELSGGQRQRVAIGRAMVRNVDVFLFDEPLSNLDAKLRAELRVEIKRLHQDLENTMIYVTHDQIEAMTLADRIAVMKGGIIQQLATPQEIYNRPRNLFVAGFIGSPGMNFLSGRLSDKNGALAVTVDGLDIPMQCYESSGTAMHAEQEVVLGVRPEHIALGELPPNAAAEGWFALTGAIEMIEPMGADTMVWSKLGQQPFTARAPADDPHRLGEIARFSIDVQKASLFDAASGERI, encoded by the coding sequence ATGGAAGATCAGATCACGTATGCCGCCAAGGGCATTGACGACGCCTGCGCGCAGACCAGCGTTTCGATCAAGGATGTGGTGATCCGGTTCGGGGAACTGACCGTGCTGGACCGCCTGTCGCTCGACATCGGAGAAAGTGAGTTCCTGGTGCTGCTCGGCCCGTCCGGCTGCGGCAAGTCTACCCTTCTCAACGCGATTGCGGGTTTGCTGGACGTGAGCGAGGGCGAAATCTGGATTTCGGACCGAAATGTTACCTGGGACGAGCCGAAGGATCGCGGGATCGGAATGGTATTCCAGTCCTATGCCCTCTATCCGCGGATGTCAGTTGAAGAGAACATGGGCTTTGGCTTGAAGATTTCCGGCCTGCCTAAGGCCGAGGTCAAGGCCAGGGTTGCCAAGGCAGCTAAGATTCTGCAGCTGGAACCGCTGCTCAAACGCAAGCCCGCCGAACTGTCGGGGGGACAGCGCCAGCGCGTAGCAATTGGTCGAGCCATGGTGCGCAATGTCGATGTCTTTCTTTTCGACGAGCCGCTGTCCAATCTGGATGCCAAGCTGCGGGCGGAATTGCGTGTCGAAATCAAGCGCCTGCATCAGGATCTCGAGAATACGATGATCTATGTGACCCACGACCAGATCGAGGCGATGACGCTGGCCGACCGGATCGCGGTGATGAAGGGCGGCATAATCCAGCAATTGGCCACCCCGCAAGAGATTTACAACAGGCCGCGCAACCTGTTCGTGGCCGGGTTCATCGGCTCGCCTGGGATGAATTTTCTCAGCGGTCGGCTGTCGGACAAGAACGGCGCGTTGGCGGTCACTGTCGATGGGCTCGACATTCCGATGCAATGCTATGAGTCCTCGGGCACGGCGATGCACGCCGAGCAAGAGGTCGTTCTGGGGGTGCGCCCTGAGCATATCGCGCTGGGGGAATTGCCGCCCAATGCGGCGGCCGAGGGGTGGTTCGCGCTTACCGGGGCAATCGAGATGATCGAGCCGATGGGGGCCGATACGATGGTCTGGAGCAAACTCGGCCAGCAACCCTTCACCGCCCGCGCACCCGCCGATGATCCTCATCGGCTTGGCGAGATCGCGCGGTTCTCGATCGACGTTCAGAAGGCCTCGCTGTTTGACGCCGCGAGCGGCGAGCGGATCTGA
- a CDS encoding sugar phosphate isomerase/epimerase produces MKLSSCLSFQLYSARNFPPLADQLQTLVKLGYGSVEPYGGQYEDPVALKAALDASGLNARSGHFRMDMLEGDITRAIAIAKTLGMEFIAAPILEPLDRVGDTEHWQAIGRRLGKIAEKVNDGGLQFAWHNHEFEFQRLADGSMPIEHILSDPR; encoded by the coding sequence GTGAAACTGTCGAGTTGTCTGTCCTTTCAGCTTTATTCCGCGCGGAATTTCCCGCCGCTCGCGGACCAACTGCAAACCCTCGTCAAGCTGGGATACGGTTCAGTCGAACCCTATGGCGGCCAGTATGAAGACCCCGTGGCCCTGAAGGCGGCGCTGGATGCCTCTGGCCTTAACGCGCGCAGCGGACATTTCCGGATGGATATGCTTGAGGGCGACATCACTCGAGCCATCGCGATCGCGAAGACGCTTGGCATGGAATTTATTGCCGCGCCGATCCTGGAGCCGTTGGACCGCGTCGGCGATACCGAGCACTGGCAGGCGATCGGTCGGCGCCTAGGCAAGATCGCCGAGAAGGTGAATGACGGTGGCTTGCAGTTTGCTTGGCACAATCACGAATTCGAATTCCAACGATTGGCCGACGGATCCATGCCGATCGAGCATATCTTGTCGGACCCGAGGTGA
- a CDS encoding Gfo/Idh/MocA family protein codes for MTLRVGVVGCGNISDIYFSNSVLFKDFTITAASDLRMEAAHEKAQKYNVKAVAVDELLRRDDIDAILNLTIPAAHADIALRALDAGKHVYGEKPLATSRAEGEAVVKLAKEKGLYVGSAPDTILGPGIQTANTLIEQGVTGKVITGTAAVMSRGMEHWHPNPAFFFSFGGGPVLDMGPYYIASLVALLGPVKRVSASGKIGHATRTVTAEGAQKGQVICVEALTTVTAILSFESGADIILLASWDVWAHSLPAIEIHGADCSLSIPDSNFFGGNIMQSTDRKIWGKTIETVGLPLGGINYPADAPLHANHRGIGLAEMARAISEKRTNRLDGEFALHCLDVLLAIVESATENRPAEIVHHCERPASLGIAEARQLLV; via the coding sequence ATGACACTCAGAGTAGGCGTTGTCGGCTGCGGCAACATTTCCGACATTTACTTCAGCAACAGCGTGTTGTTCAAGGATTTCACGATTACCGCGGCATCAGATCTCCGCATGGAGGCGGCGCACGAAAAAGCCCAAAAGTACAATGTCAAGGCGGTTGCGGTCGATGAATTGCTGCGCCGCGACGACATCGACGCGATCCTCAACCTGACGATTCCCGCAGCGCATGCCGATATCGCGTTGCGGGCCCTTGACGCCGGCAAACACGTTTATGGCGAAAAACCACTTGCCACGTCGCGGGCCGAGGGCGAGGCAGTGGTGAAGCTGGCCAAAGAAAAGGGCCTTTATGTCGGGAGCGCTCCCGACACAATCCTCGGCCCTGGAATCCAGACCGCCAATACCCTGATCGAACAGGGCGTCACCGGTAAAGTCATCACCGGCACTGCAGCGGTGATGAGCCGGGGAATGGAGCATTGGCATCCCAATCCGGCCTTCTTTTTCTCCTTCGGGGGCGGCCCGGTGCTCGATATGGGACCTTACTATATCGCATCGCTTGTTGCCTTGCTGGGACCGGTCAAACGCGTGAGCGCCAGCGGAAAAATCGGTCATGCAACCCGAACCGTGACAGCCGAAGGAGCGCAGAAGGGCCAAGTCATTTGTGTCGAGGCCTTGACCACAGTGACCGCGATCCTCTCGTTCGAATCTGGAGCCGACATCATCCTGCTAGCGAGTTGGGACGTCTGGGCGCACAGCCTTCCTGCGATTGAAATCCATGGCGCGGATTGCTCTCTCAGCATTCCGGACTCCAACTTCTTTGGCGGCAACATCATGCAGTCGACGGATCGAAAGATCTGGGGCAAGACCATTGAAACGGTCGGCCTGCCGTTGGGCGGTATCAATTATCCCGCGGACGCACCACTCCACGCAAATCATCGTGGCATTGGTCTGGCTGAAATGGCCAGAGCGATCAGCGAAAAGCGGACCAATCGGCTGGATGGCGAATTCGCCCTGCACTGCCTCGATGTTCTGCTCGCAATCGTTGAATCCGCTACCGAGAACCGTCCCGCAGAGATCGTGCACCACTGTGAACGTCCAGCCAGTCTCGGCATCGCAGAGGCGCGCCAGCTTCTGGTGTGA